A stretch of the Thalassotalea euphylliae genome encodes the following:
- a CDS encoding 2-dehydro-3-deoxy-6-phosphogalactonate aldolase has protein sequence MNTINGWIPSNPIIAILRGLNKASAIAVGQLLYRHGIRVMEVPLNRPEALECITLLREHLPSDCLIGAGTVININQVEQVKNAGGQVIISPNGDTGVIDYTLELDMISIPGIATVSEAFQAYNAGATALKVFPAATYGVEHIKALLTVLPQECALIAVGGVSLANRQQWLDAGAKAVGIGSQLYTQGDSLSQIEHKLTLL, from the coding sequence GTGAATACAATCAATGGGTGGATACCAAGCAACCCGATAATAGCCATTTTACGTGGCTTGAATAAAGCAAGTGCGATCGCGGTTGGCCAGTTGTTATATCGACACGGCATCAGAGTGATGGAAGTGCCATTAAACCGACCAGAGGCGCTCGAATGTATTACTTTACTGCGCGAGCACCTGCCTTCAGATTGCTTAATTGGCGCTGGAACTGTGATTAATATCAATCAAGTTGAGCAAGTAAAGAACGCTGGTGGCCAAGTTATTATTTCACCCAATGGTGATACTGGGGTTATTGATTACACACTTGAATTAGACATGATCAGCATTCCGGGAATTGCCACGGTCAGCGAAGCATTCCAAGCCTACAACGCAGGGGCTACTGCACTTAAAGTATTTCCTGCCGCAACTTATGGCGTTGAACATATCAAAGCATTACTAACGGTATTACCCCAAGAATGTGCACTTATTGCAGTCGGTGGCGTGTCGTTAGCAAATCGTCAGCAATGGCTTGATGCAGGCGCTAAAGCAGTCGGCATTGGTAGCCAACTCTACACCCAAGGTGATAGCCTGTCGCAAATCGAACATAAGCTAACCTTGCTTTAA
- a CDS encoding 2-dehydro-3-deoxygalactonokinase has protein sequence MDSIEHADLIAIDWGTSHLRAYLCQYRQDNSLRLLATSYARGVTKVTHGFEQELFNCIAPWQAHYQHLPIIMAGQIGSSIGWQETTYLPCPISPNMVAQSCLHFTCRDQQLSIVPGLHCSHENNHRDVMRGEELQVLGWLAQDQAHQQGQHLICLPGTHTKWVLVDDGQVKLFKTAMTGELYDLLCHHSVLIQDAHGEFCPHAFASGAQYTLASALGSFIHGLFSARSKQLFKELAPEHATSYLSGMLIGSDVRAAINATEWSFEQLNSVSIIGSNTLSQRFSEVLIMQQIATTRYDVEAITLAGFASVYQQLLVGSPSSV, from the coding sequence ATGGACAGCATTGAACATGCAGATCTCATTGCCATTGATTGGGGAACTAGTCATTTGCGAGCTTATCTATGTCAATACAGACAGGATAATTCGCTCAGACTGCTAGCCACAAGTTATGCGCGTGGCGTCACTAAAGTCACCCATGGCTTCGAACAAGAGCTGTTTAATTGCATTGCGCCATGGCAGGCACACTATCAACATTTGCCGATTATTATGGCTGGGCAAATTGGCTCAAGCATAGGCTGGCAAGAAACCACTTATTTACCCTGCCCTATTTCACCTAATATGGTTGCACAATCGTGTTTACACTTTACCTGCCGCGATCAGCAACTATCCATAGTGCCAGGGCTACACTGCAGCCATGAAAATAACCATCGCGACGTTATGCGTGGTGAAGAATTACAAGTGCTTGGCTGGTTGGCGCAAGACCAAGCGCATCAACAAGGGCAGCACTTAATCTGCTTACCAGGCACACACACCAAGTGGGTGTTAGTTGATGATGGACAAGTAAAGCTGTTTAAAACCGCCATGACAGGCGAGCTATATGATCTTTTGTGTCACCACAGTGTATTAATTCAAGATGCACATGGGGAGTTTTGCCCCCACGCCTTTGCCTCTGGTGCCCAATATACGCTAGCAAGTGCACTAGGTAGCTTTATCCATGGCTTATTTAGTGCTCGTAGTAAACAGCTATTCAAAGAACTTGCGCCTGAGCATGCGACCTCATATTTATCCGGCATGCTTATTGGCAGTGACGTCAGAGCGGCAATCAATGCAACCGAATGGTCGTTTGAACAACTTAACTCCGTAAGCATTATTGGTAGTAACACGCTCAGTCAACGGTTTAGCGAAGTATTAATCATGCAACAGATAGCAACAACACGATACGACGTTGAAGCAATTACACTGGCAGGGTTCGCATCAGTGTATCAACAGCTATTAGTCGGCTCGCCGTCCAGTGTTTAA
- a CDS encoding SDR family NAD(P)-dependent oxidoreductase — protein MSTSTQYLSLRNKRIFITGGASGIGAAMVRAFVEQGAYVAFIDINEEAGQLLLEKLSSFHQQLWFQVVDVTVQPELTHAIASATEALGGMDVLINNVANDMRHRPQDVSPQDWQSCMQINLDAAFYAAQAVFEQMRKQKSGVILNFSSINALIGPKNMVGYTTAKAGLIGMTKSLAKDYGRYNIRVNAILPGWIATDKQLASYLSERQEKQWMAAMAIKKRIAPSEVAKLAMFLSSDDSAMITGQSITIDGGRT, from the coding sequence TTGTCTACTTCAACCCAGTACTTGAGTTTGCGCAACAAGCGTATTTTTATCACTGGCGGTGCCTCTGGCATTGGTGCAGCGATGGTTCGAGCTTTTGTCGAACAAGGCGCTTACGTTGCATTTATTGATATCAATGAAGAAGCTGGCCAATTGTTGCTTGAAAAATTATCAAGCTTTCACCAACAGCTTTGGTTTCAGGTAGTTGATGTGACTGTACAACCTGAGCTTACCCATGCAATTGCCAGTGCAACTGAAGCATTGGGTGGCATGGATGTACTGATAAACAATGTTGCCAATGATATGCGCCATAGGCCACAAGATGTCAGTCCACAAGATTGGCAATCATGCATGCAAATAAACTTAGATGCGGCATTTTATGCTGCACAAGCTGTTTTCGAACAAATGCGTAAACAAAAAAGTGGCGTAATTCTTAATTTTAGTTCAATCAACGCACTGATTGGCCCGAAAAATATGGTTGGCTACACCACAGCAAAAGCCGGCCTTATTGGCATGACAAAATCGTTAGCCAAAGACTACGGTCGCTACAACATTCGCGTTAATGCGATTTTACCCGGCTGGATAGCAACCGATAAACAACTGGCCTCTTACCTTAGCGAGCGCCAAGAAAAGCAATGGATGGCAGCAATGGCAATCAAGAAAAGAATAGCGCCCTCTGAAGTGGCGAAGTTAGCGATGTTCTTATCGTCTGACGATAGTGCAATGATCACTGGTCAATCAATCACGATTGATGGTGGACGTACTTAG
- a CDS encoding FadR/GntR family transcriptional regulator, whose protein sequence is MRSSPKHNLTHQLTHNLGMAIVKGDYPVGSGLPSEADLCLQYDVSRSATREAVKMLSAKGLISSRPKQGILVLPESSWNMFDTDVLSWILNSKPSLTLLKEFTQVRAAIEPEAAALAALNASDEQIAEIEKALSRMADADKGLDDPLDADIAFHTAILLASGNRFIAQLTDFIGTALRVSIRYTNRIKGVPGADVQKHADIFNTIQTRNPEQARECVSTILDEALSLIDSQLDPQP, encoded by the coding sequence ATGAGAAGTAGCCCTAAACACAATTTAACCCATCAATTAACACATAACCTTGGCATGGCAATCGTTAAAGGTGACTACCCTGTGGGATCAGGGTTGCCTTCTGAAGCTGACCTTTGCTTGCAATATGATGTTAGCCGCAGTGCGACGCGTGAAGCGGTTAAAATGCTGTCAGCAAAAGGACTGATATCTTCTCGTCCTAAACAAGGTATTCTAGTATTGCCAGAAAGCAGCTGGAATATGTTTGATACAGATGTACTGAGTTGGATTTTAAACAGTAAGCCTTCATTGACTTTACTTAAAGAATTTACGCAAGTTAGGGCTGCAATCGAGCCCGAAGCCGCTGCTCTTGCCGCTTTAAATGCCAGTGACGAGCAAATAGCAGAGATTGAAAAAGCGCTATCTCGTATGGCAGATGCGGATAAAGGCTTAGATGACCCGCTTGATGCAGATATCGCCTTCCATACGGCCATTCTACTGGCCAGTGGTAACCGCTTTATCGCTCAGCTTACTGATTTTATTGGGACTGCACTTCGAGTGAGTATTCGCTATACCAATCGCATTAAAGGAGTTCCCGGGGCAGATGTACAAAAGCACGCTGACATTTTTAATACCATACAAACGCGAAACCCTGAACAAGCAAGAGAATGTGTGAGCACTATTTTAGATGAAGCGCTCTCCTTGATTGATTCTCAGCTTGATCCTCAACCTTAA
- a CDS encoding NAD/FAD-utilizing enzyme, whose amino-acid sequence MLRHYFISENLSELKNLQSELTEQGVTEPQIHVLSHDDAAIDEHNLPEVESVLKKDVVHSTEIGAVIGVIAAAITLFVAYYMGWTESAAGWLPFVLLAIVVLGFCTWEGGFIGIQRNNVHFERFQEVLRKGKHVLFVDIEQNQEQMLAKVISHHPKLQLAGTGESVPGWLVKGQNAYQSFMKTMP is encoded by the coding sequence ATGCTTAGACACTACTTTATTAGTGAAAACCTATCTGAGTTAAAAAATCTGCAAAGCGAGTTGACTGAGCAAGGCGTTACCGAGCCGCAAATTCATGTCTTAAGCCATGATGATGCTGCTATTGACGAGCACAACTTGCCTGAAGTTGAATCTGTACTGAAAAAAGACGTTGTTCACTCAACTGAAATTGGTGCGGTTATTGGTGTGATTGCGGCAGCAATTACATTATTCGTTGCTTATTATATGGGCTGGACCGAATCGGCGGCGGGTTGGTTACCTTTCGTCTTATTGGCGATTGTTGTATTAGGCTTTTGTACTTGGGAAGGCGGTTTCATCGGTATTCAGCGCAATAACGTGCATTTTGAGCGCTTTCAAGAAGTGCTAAGAAAGGGCAAACATGTGTTGTTTGTTGATATCGAGCAAAATCAAGAGCAAATGTTAGCCAAGGTGATTAGTCATCACCCTAAGTTACAGCTTGCTGGCACTGGGGAGTCGGTACCGGGGTGGCTGGTAAAAGGGCAAAACGCCTACCAGAGCTTTATGAAGACGATGCCATAG
- the murA gene encoding UDP-N-acetylglucosamine 1-carboxyvinyltransferase has translation MDSFKINGGNRLHGEVTISGAKNAALPILMAGILTDQKVQITNVPRLNDINTTIKLLEQLGAQVSWDAENTLSITAGSIDQHIASYELVKTMRASILVLGPLLAKFGHAEVSLPGGCAIGARPVDLHIQGLKQMGATIDVEQGYIKAKIDGRLQGATIFMDTVSVTGTENLMMAAALAEGTTVIENAAREPEIVDLADFLNAMGAKVSGAGSDTLTIEGVPSLNGTQHRVMADRIETGTFLVAAAVTQGHVKCLNADPKALDAVLSKLQEAGANITTGDDWIELNMTTRPKAVNVKTAPHPAFPTDMQAQFVTLNVLAEGSAHVTETIFENRFMHVPELQRMGANIALEGNTAITTGVTELNGAQVMATDLRASASLVIAGLVASSETQVDRIYHIDRGYQHIEDKLQALGADITRVKTL, from the coding sequence TTGGATTCTTTTAAAATAAACGGCGGTAACCGATTACACGGCGAAGTTACCATCTCTGGCGCAAAGAACGCTGCCTTGCCGATCTTAATGGCTGGTATTTTGACCGACCAAAAAGTACAGATCACAAATGTTCCACGCCTAAACGACATTAATACCACCATTAAATTGCTTGAACAGCTTGGTGCACAAGTAAGTTGGGATGCGGAAAACACGCTATCTATCACTGCCGGCTCAATCGATCAGCACATAGCTTCATACGAACTTGTTAAAACCATGCGTGCATCAATTTTGGTGCTTGGCCCTTTATTAGCTAAATTTGGCCATGCAGAAGTTTCATTGCCAGGCGGCTGTGCTATTGGTGCTCGCCCAGTTGATTTGCATATTCAAGGCTTGAAGCAGATGGGCGCTACCATTGACGTGGAGCAAGGCTATATCAAGGCTAAAATTGATGGCCGATTGCAAGGCGCAACTATTTTTATGGACACCGTCAGCGTCACGGGGACAGAAAATTTAATGATGGCTGCGGCCTTAGCTGAAGGTACAACTGTTATTGAAAACGCAGCGCGTGAACCTGAAATTGTTGACTTAGCTGACTTTTTAAATGCCATGGGTGCTAAAGTAAGCGGCGCTGGCAGCGACACACTGACCATTGAAGGGGTGCCAAGCCTGAACGGCACTCAGCATAGAGTCATGGCAGATCGCATTGAAACCGGCACATTTTTGGTCGCAGCAGCAGTCACCCAAGGTCATGTAAAATGCCTTAACGCCGATCCAAAAGCGTTAGATGCCGTTTTAAGTAAGTTGCAAGAAGCTGGCGCAAATATAACCACAGGTGATGACTGGATCGAGTTGAACATGACGACGCGCCCAAAAGCCGTTAATGTTAAAACCGCACCACACCCAGCTTTTCCTACCGATATGCAAGCGCAATTTGTCACCCTTAACGTACTTGCCGAAGGTTCGGCTCACGTTACCGAGACAATTTTCGAAAATCGCTTTATGCACGTACCAGAACTTCAGCGTATGGGCGCTAATATCGCTTTAGAAGGCAACACGGCAATCACTACCGGCGTTACAGAGCTTAACGGTGCACAAGTGATGGCCACTGACTTACGTGCCTCAGCGAGCTTAGTGATTGCCGGCTTAGTGGCCAGTAGTGAAACGCAAGTTGACCGCATTTATCACATCGACCGTGGTTATCAACATATTGAAGACAAATTACAAGCTCTTGGGGCAGACATTACGCGAGTGAAGACTTTGTAA
- a CDS encoding BolA family protein, with product MEISEIEQLINDAIKLDELHVAFDGSQCKVIAVAEVFAELSRVKKQQAISKPLAVAINDGRIHALTVKTFTPEQWKKDKMFNLPL from the coding sequence TTGGAAATTTCAGAAATCGAACAACTTATTAATGACGCTATCAAACTAGATGAATTGCATGTGGCCTTTGATGGCTCACAGTGTAAGGTTATTGCAGTCGCAGAAGTTTTCGCTGAACTAAGCCGTGTCAAAAAACAGCAAGCAATCTCTAAGCCATTAGCGGTGGCCATTAACGACGGTCGCATTCATGCTTTAACCGTTAAAACTTTCACGCCTGAGCAGTGGAAGAAAGATAAAATGTTTAACCTTCCGCTTTAG
- a CDS encoding STAS domain-containing protein, with protein MLAIDINNQVTQLKGKLTSNTVATIKNKAHRNIVKTDKMVVNLAQVTDVDTAGLAWLLFLVEQAKRHKSQLSFAELSEDLLKLAQLSDVDQLLLSPSA; from the coding sequence ATGTTAGCTATAGATATCAATAACCAAGTTACTCAACTAAAAGGCAAGCTAACCAGCAACACGGTCGCGACGATAAAAAATAAAGCGCACCGCAACATTGTCAAAACAGATAAAATGGTGGTGAATCTCGCGCAGGTTACGGACGTTGACACCGCAGGGCTTGCTTGGCTGCTTTTTTTGGTTGAGCAAGCAAAACGCCATAAATCCCAGTTATCGTTTGCAGAGCTGTCAGAAGATTTATTAAAATTGGCACAACTTAGTGATGTAGATCAGTTACTATTATCACCCAGCGCGTAA
- a CDS encoding MlaC/ttg2D family ABC transporter substrate-binding protein, which translates to MRKFIQLISNAVLCSALLLTTCVHAQISKQDPYAMIQQVAEITFKRVKDEQQAIRENPNLLKAVVREELLPYVDYRYAAYKVIGKNIKKTTEQERKAFVPVFRDYLVTSYAQVFTLYNDQTVEFDPGRKLDKQKIVAVNTRVLQPGGEPIDISFKVRKNRKKNEWKAFDMVAEGISLLDSKQAELSSIIRQKGLTHVTDMLKEKAERDVVFKQDEQ; encoded by the coding sequence ATGAGAAAATTTATCCAATTAATAAGCAATGCAGTGCTGTGTTCAGCACTATTGCTTACGACCTGTGTTCATGCACAAATCAGTAAGCAAGACCCTTATGCAATGATTCAGCAAGTAGCTGAAATTACATTTAAACGCGTCAAAGACGAGCAACAAGCGATTCGCGAAAACCCAAACTTGCTAAAAGCTGTTGTTCGTGAAGAGCTATTGCCATACGTTGATTACCGCTATGCGGCATACAAGGTGATTGGTAAAAACATTAAGAAAACAACAGAACAAGAGCGAAAGGCGTTTGTGCCAGTGTTTCGAGACTACCTAGTCACCTCATATGCACAAGTGTTTACCTTGTACAATGACCAAACAGTGGAATTCGATCCCGGCCGAAAATTAGACAAACAAAAAATTGTCGCTGTGAATACGCGTGTTTTACAGCCAGGCGGCGAGCCAATTGATATTTCCTTTAAGGTGCGCAAAAACCGTAAAAAGAATGAGTGGAAAGCATTTGATATGGTTGCTGAAGGGATAAGCTTGCTGGACAGTAAACAAGCGGAATTAAGTAGTATTATTCGCCAGAAAGGCTTAACTCATGTGACCGATATGCTGAAAGAAAAAGCAGAACGTGACGTGGTTTTTAAGCAAGATGAGCAATAG
- the mlaD gene encoding outer membrane lipid asymmetry maintenance protein MlaD — translation MTSKKLELLVGLFVALGLAAILALALKVADSGISGNGQTYELYAKFDNIGGLKVRSPIKIGGVVIGRVSNIALDSEDFTPIVTLEIFAEYQGFSEATSVSILTAGLLGEQYLGLDPGFVDESVDTLVPGDFIEDTKPALVLEELIGQFLFSQGSDD, via the coding sequence ATGACGTCTAAAAAATTAGAATTATTGGTTGGCTTATTTGTTGCGCTCGGCTTAGCCGCGATATTAGCGCTTGCACTAAAAGTTGCCGACTCTGGTATTTCAGGCAATGGGCAAACATACGAGCTATATGCAAAGTTTGATAATATAGGTGGCTTGAAAGTGCGCTCGCCAATCAAAATTGGTGGCGTAGTTATTGGTCGAGTAAGCAATATTGCGTTAGATAGCGAAGACTTTACGCCAATTGTTACCTTAGAAATTTTCGCAGAATACCAAGGCTTTTCAGAAGCAACCTCCGTATCTATTTTAACTGCGGGATTGCTTGGCGAACAGTACTTAGGGTTAGATCCAGGTTTTGTTGATGAGTCAGTAGATACTTTAGTACCCGGTGACTTTATCGAAGATACCAAGCCAGCCCTAGTATTAGAAGAGTTGATCGGTCAATTTTTATTTAGTCAGGGGAGCGACGATTAG
- the mlaE gene encoding lipid asymmetry maintenance ABC transporter permease subunit MlaE, with product MQAISQLGRKTLAIIAGLGKAVMMLFSAIVQVPNPRKGFPLLVNQLYAVGVLSLIIIVVSGTFIGMVLALQGYTILVGYGAEASLGPMVALSLLRELGPVVAALLFAGRAGSALTAEIGLMKATEQLSSMEMMAVDPLRRVIAPRFWAGFISLPLLAGIFSMVGILGAHLVGVDWLGVDGGTFWSVMQAQVDFEKDVLNGIIKSLVFAFVVTWIAVYKGYDCEPTSEGISRATTATVVQSSLLVLGLDFILTALMFAR from the coding sequence ATGCAGGCGATTTCCCAATTAGGACGCAAGACCCTAGCGATAATTGCGGGCTTAGGTAAAGCCGTGATGATGCTGTTTTCTGCGATTGTACAAGTGCCTAACCCACGCAAAGGTTTTCCATTGCTGGTTAATCAACTGTATGCAGTGGGCGTGTTGTCACTGATCATTATTGTGGTCTCTGGCACCTTTATCGGCATGGTACTGGCGTTACAAGGCTATACCATCTTAGTCGGCTACGGCGCCGAAGCAAGCTTGGGGCCCATGGTTGCACTATCACTATTACGTGAATTAGGCCCTGTTGTTGCGGCCTTGTTGTTTGCTGGTCGCGCGGGCTCGGCGTTAACCGCTGAAATTGGTTTAATGAAAGCGACCGAGCAGTTATCTAGCATGGAAATGATGGCGGTAGACCCACTACGCCGCGTTATTGCACCGCGCTTTTGGGCTGGCTTTATCAGCCTACCACTGCTTGCCGGCATATTTTCGATGGTCGGTATTTTGGGTGCGCACTTGGTCGGTGTTGATTGGCTTGGCGTTGATGGCGGCACTTTCTGGTCAGTTATGCAGGCACAGGTTGATTTTGAAAAAGATGTGCTCAACGGCATTATCAAAAGCTTAGTGTTTGCTTTTGTCGTCACTTGGATTGCCGTTTACAAAGGCTATGATTGTGAGCCGACATCTGAGGGCATCAGCCGCGCGACTACTGCTACCGTAGTGCAATCATCACTGCTAGTGTTAGGTTTAGATTTTATATTAACGGCGCTAATGTTCGCGCGTTAA
- the mlaF gene encoding phospholipid ABC transporter ATP-binding protein MlaF, with translation MPETLVEIKNVTFKREERTIYDNISLSIPKGKVTAIMGPSGIGKTTLLRLIGGQLKPESGQILFDNHNIPALGRNALYDVRKRMSMLFQSGALFSEMSVFDNIAFPIREHTKLPEHIIEKMVLMKLQAVGLRGARQLKPSELSGGMARRAALARAIALDPELIMYDEPFAGQDPISMGVIVRLIKALNDALGLTSIVVSHDVPEVMSIADYIYIIAEQKIIGHGTPEQIHQQSSPLVKQFVQGEADGPVPFHFNAPPISSDILRGQS, from the coding sequence ATGCCAGAGACTTTGGTTGAAATTAAAAACGTTACCTTTAAACGTGAAGAAAGGACGATTTACGACAACATCAGTTTGTCTATCCCAAAAGGAAAAGTAACCGCAATAATGGGACCAAGTGGTATCGGTAAAACCACCCTATTGCGCTTGATTGGGGGCCAACTCAAGCCAGAAAGTGGGCAAATTCTGTTCGACAATCACAATATTCCGGCGCTCGGTCGTAACGCATTGTATGATGTGCGCAAGCGCATGAGCATGCTGTTTCAAAGTGGCGCTTTATTTAGTGAGATGTCAGTGTTTGATAACATCGCATTTCCAATTCGCGAACACACTAAATTGCCAGAACATATCATCGAGAAAATGGTCTTGATGAAGTTGCAAGCCGTTGGTTTGCGTGGTGCGCGCCAATTGAAACCGAGTGAATTGTCTGGTGGAATGGCAAGACGCGCTGCGCTAGCACGCGCAATTGCACTTGATCCTGAACTTATTATGTATGACGAGCCATTTGCGGGCCAAGACCCTATTTCAATGGGCGTTATTGTTCGGTTAATCAAAGCACTAAATGACGCACTAGGGTTAACCTCGATCGTGGTTTCACACGATGTGCCAGAGGTGATGAGCATAGCTGATTACATTTATATTATTGCTGAACAAAAAATTATTGGTCATGGCACACCTGAGCAAATTCATCAGCAATCTTCACCTTTAGTGAAACAGTTTGTGCAAGGTGAGGCCGATGGTCCGGTGCCATTCCACTTTAATGCGCCACCTATCTCTTCTGACATTTTGCGAGGCCAAAGTTAA
- a CDS encoding calcium/sodium antiporter: MLLQVLILVVALVVLVWSADKFVYGASSVARNFGVSPMIIGLTIVAMGSSAPEMMVAATASLDDKANTAIGNAIGSNITNIALVLGLTALLKPLQVSSSTVKRELPIALGITFIAFLMLINLELSLVEGSILMVGFFVYIATLLVITLRRAKSNPVDDPMIVEAEAEVPEATSNSKAFLWLAVGMVLLPLSASYLVDSAAFIAKSFGVSDLVIGLTIIAIGTSLPELAASMMSLIKKEDDLALGNIIGSNIFNILAVLSLPGIIAPGAIDAEVASRDAPYMLAITLLLFALCFSREKGAFRITRLKGATLFLAFILYQVILFSQVA; the protein is encoded by the coding sequence ATGTTATTGCAAGTATTGATATTAGTTGTCGCGCTCGTTGTCCTTGTATGGAGTGCTGATAAATTTGTATATGGTGCCTCGTCGGTTGCCCGAAATTTTGGTGTTTCACCTATGATTATCGGTTTGACGATTGTTGCCATGGGTTCGTCTGCGCCTGAAATGATGGTGGCAGCAACAGCATCGCTGGATGACAAAGCAAATACAGCAATCGGTAATGCAATTGGCTCCAATATCACTAATATCGCTCTGGTATTAGGCTTAACAGCGCTACTTAAACCACTGCAAGTCTCCTCTTCAACAGTTAAACGCGAGTTGCCGATTGCCTTGGGCATTACATTTATTGCGTTTCTAATGCTGATCAACCTTGAGTTAAGCTTAGTTGAGGGCAGCATTCTGATGGTCGGCTTTTTTGTCTACATCGCAACGTTATTAGTGATCACTTTACGCCGCGCTAAAAGTAATCCTGTTGACGACCCTATGATTGTCGAGGCCGAAGCAGAGGTGCCAGAGGCAACGAGTAATAGCAAAGCATTTCTGTGGTTAGCTGTTGGCATGGTGTTGCTGCCGTTAAGTGCAAGTTACTTGGTTGACTCAGCCGCCTTTATTGCCAAATCCTTTGGGGTTAGTGACCTCGTTATCGGTTTAACCATTATTGCTATTGGTACCAGCTTGCCAGAATTGGCAGCGAGTATGATGAGTCTGATAAAGAAAGAAGATGACTTAGCACTCGGTAACATCATTGGCTCCAATATTTTTAATATTCTTGCAGTGTTATCATTGCCAGGAATAATTGCGCCTGGCGCTATAGATGCCGAAGTTGCAAGCCGTGATGCGCCATATATGCTGGCGATTACCTTATTGCTGTTTGCGCTGTGTTTTAGCCGCGAAAAAGGCGCGTTCCGTATCACGCGACTGAAAGGCGCAACCTTGTTTTTAGCGTTTATTCTCTACCAAGTTATTTTGTTTAGCCAAGTGGCATAA